From Edaphobacter lichenicola, the proteins below share one genomic window:
- a CDS encoding PadR family transcriptional regulator → MGEKADVWQGTLALMVLKTLESMGALHGYGIARRIEQTSGDVLSLNYGTLYPALLKLEQEGAIVSEWGVSENNRKAKFYKLTRVGRKQLERETSNWEQTTAILARFLGGTEDPA, encoded by the coding sequence ATGGGTGAGAAGGCAGATGTGTGGCAGGGGACGCTGGCGTTGATGGTTTTGAAGACGCTGGAGAGCATGGGCGCGCTGCATGGGTACGGGATCGCGCGACGGATTGAGCAGACCAGCGGCGATGTGCTTTCGCTGAACTATGGGACGCTGTATCCGGCGTTGCTGAAGCTGGAGCAGGAGGGGGCGATTGTGTCGGAGTGGGGGGTGTCGGAGAACAATCGCAAGGCGAAGTTTTACAAGCTGACGCGGGTGGGGCGGAAGCAGCTTGAGCGAGAGACCAGCAACTGGGAGCAGACGACGGCGATCCTGGCGCGGTTTCTGGGAGGGACGGAGGATCCGGCATGA
- a CDS encoding ABC transporter permease produces the protein MKRLRAALRRLVGMFSAGRREREFASEIEGHLQMHIDDNVRAGMTAEEARRDALLKLGGLEQTRQAYRERGTAPFFETLWQDLRFALRQLGKNPGFTTTAVLMLSLGIAASVAIFAFVDAALLKPLPYQDPRTLVDVTESIAVFPHANLSYPDYLDWKKMNHSFRSLDAYQGAGYLLTTPSGVEPVPGLRVTDGFFHTLGVAPLLGRDFYAGEDLLSAPRTVILSYSAWQRRFDGRKDIVGQVVSLSGTSYTIVGVMPDSFEFAPRNNAEFWTTMHAGGSNSCDLRRSCHGLVGVARLNDGVSVAAALADTKAIAQQLERQYPDSNRGQGATVQTLTEAFVGDIRPILLLLLAGAGLLLLIACVNVASLLLVRSESRRREIAVRGALGASPLRLARQFVTEGVLLVFGSTLLGLVFAVLASQALLRLIPKDMLLQMPYLRGLGLNFHAVCFALAIAALATVIFSLTPIVRLSFSEMREGLTECSRGSAGVLWRKIGANLTVLELAIATVLLVGAGLLGKSFYHLLHVELNFQPDHLATLSVALPEKTYTKDEQIVAARRQLLNGIAALPGVTSVATTSVLPVTYNGNTDWIRFVGRDYNGEHNEVNERDVTATFFSTLKTKLIRGRFFNPDEDGTKPRVVIVNQALVKRYFPGQDPVGARIGDTTLSPKSIKEIVGVVDDLRESKLDEETLPAVYYPADQSPDTDFNLIVRTTQDERTLLPTLVSTIHQFDRGIGTSEESTMLRYINESETAYLHRSSAWLVGGFAGMALLLGMIGLYGVIAYSVSQRTREIGVRMALGAQREMVQRMVLKEGGRLAVVGIALGLVCSLATTLLLRSVLFGVQTWDVGTLGGVALLLAAAALLASYIPARRAASINPMEALRAE, from the coding sequence ATGAAGAGGTTGCGTGCGGCGTTGCGACGATTGGTGGGGATGTTCTCTGCCGGGCGGCGGGAGCGGGAGTTTGCCAGCGAGATCGAAGGGCATCTGCAGATGCATATCGACGACAACGTGCGCGCGGGGATGACGGCGGAGGAGGCGCGGCGGGATGCGCTGCTGAAGCTTGGCGGTTTGGAGCAGACGCGGCAGGCTTATCGGGAGCGGGGCACGGCTCCTTTCTTCGAGACGCTGTGGCAGGATCTTCGCTTTGCGCTGCGGCAGTTGGGGAAGAATCCGGGGTTCACGACTACGGCGGTGCTGATGCTTTCGCTCGGGATTGCTGCGAGTGTCGCGATCTTCGCGTTTGTGGATGCTGCGTTGTTGAAGCCGCTGCCTTACCAGGATCCACGAACTCTGGTCGATGTGACGGAGAGCATTGCGGTGTTTCCCCATGCAAATCTCTCTTATCCCGACTATCTCGACTGGAAGAAGATGAATCACAGCTTTCGTTCGCTGGATGCCTACCAGGGGGCGGGCTATCTGCTGACCACGCCGTCGGGGGTTGAGCCTGTTCCCGGCCTGCGCGTGACGGATGGTTTCTTTCATACGCTGGGCGTCGCTCCTTTGCTTGGACGCGACTTTTATGCCGGGGAAGATTTGCTGAGCGCCCCGCGAACGGTGATCTTGAGTTACTCGGCGTGGCAGAGGCGGTTTGACGGGCGGAAAGATATTGTGGGGCAGGTTGTTTCTTTGAGTGGCACGTCATACACGATTGTGGGCGTGATGCCCGACAGCTTCGAGTTTGCGCCTCGTAATAATGCGGAGTTCTGGACAACTATGCATGCGGGTGGTTCAAACAGTTGCGATCTAAGGCGCAGTTGCCATGGGCTGGTGGGCGTTGCGCGGCTGAACGATGGAGTTTCAGTTGCGGCGGCCCTTGCAGATACGAAGGCCATTGCGCAGCAACTGGAACGACAGTATCCCGATTCAAACCGTGGGCAGGGGGCGACGGTGCAGACGCTAACTGAGGCGTTCGTTGGGGATATTCGTCCGATTCTGCTTCTTCTCTTGGCGGGTGCGGGGCTGCTTCTACTGATCGCGTGCGTGAATGTGGCGAGTCTGCTGCTGGTGCGGTCGGAGAGCCGCAGGCGGGAGATTGCGGTGCGGGGAGCGCTGGGGGCTTCGCCGCTTCGGCTGGCTCGGCAATTTGTAACCGAAGGTGTTCTGCTTGTCTTCGGGAGTACGCTGCTGGGGCTGGTCTTTGCGGTCCTTGCCTCACAGGCTTTGCTGCGACTTATCCCGAAGGACATGCTGCTGCAAATGCCATATCTTCGCGGGCTGGGACTGAACTTTCACGCTGTGTGCTTTGCCCTAGCGATTGCGGCGCTGGCCACGGTGATCTTTTCGCTGACGCCGATTGTGCGACTCTCATTCAGCGAGATGCGGGAGGGTTTGACGGAGTGTTCGCGGGGGTCGGCGGGAGTGCTTTGGCGGAAGATCGGCGCGAATTTAACTGTGCTGGAGCTTGCGATTGCGACAGTGCTGCTGGTGGGCGCTGGGCTGCTGGGCAAAAGCTTCTACCATCTGCTGCATGTCGAGTTGAACTTTCAGCCCGACCACCTGGCGACGCTTTCGGTCGCTTTGCCGGAGAAAACATATACGAAGGATGAGCAGATAGTGGCAGCGCGCAGGCAACTTCTGAATGGCATCGCGGCTCTACCGGGCGTGACTTCAGTGGCGACGACGAGCGTGCTTCCGGTCACCTACAACGGCAACACGGATTGGATACGATTTGTTGGGCGTGATTACAACGGGGAACATAATGAAGTGAATGAGCGCGACGTGACCGCGACCTTCTTTTCGACTTTGAAGACGAAGCTGATTCGTGGACGTTTCTTTAATCCGGACGAGGATGGTACAAAGCCTCGTGTTGTGATCGTCAACCAGGCTCTTGTGAAGCGGTATTTTCCCGGTCAGGACCCTGTGGGCGCGAGGATTGGCGATACCACGTTGTCGCCTAAGTCGATCAAGGAGATTGTTGGGGTGGTGGATGATCTGCGCGAGTCAAAGCTCGATGAGGAGACTCTTCCTGCGGTCTACTATCCCGCGGATCAGAGTCCTGATACGGACTTCAATCTGATTGTTCGTACGACTCAGGATGAGAGGACGCTACTGCCTACGCTTGTGTCGACGATTCACCAGTTTGACAGAGGGATCGGCACTTCGGAGGAATCGACAATGTTGCGTTACATCAATGAGTCGGAGACGGCTTATCTGCACCGCTCGTCGGCGTGGCTGGTGGGTGGGTTTGCGGGGATGGCTCTGCTGTTGGGGATGATTGGGCTGTATGGGGTGATTGCTTACTCGGTGAGCCAGAGGACGCGGGAGATTGGGGTGCGGATGGCGCTGGGGGCACAGAGGGAGATGGTGCAGCGGATGGTGTTGAAGGAGGGTGGACGGCTGGCGGTGGTGGGGATCGCGTTGGGGCTGGTGTGCTCGCTGGCGACTACTCTGCTGCTGCGCAGTGTGCTGTTTGGCGTGCAGACCTGGGATGTGGGAACGTTGGGTGGAGTGGCGCTGCTGCTTGCTG